A region of Ferruginibacter albus DNA encodes the following proteins:
- a CDS encoding helix-turn-helix domain-containing protein has protein sequence MTTEPEVLQKLGGNIKKIRQKKNMTQIELATECNFEKASMSRIESGQTNATILTLQKISKALEVPLGEFFKD, from the coding sequence ATGACTACCGAACCAGAAGTACTCCAAAAATTAGGGGGCAACATCAAAAAGATTCGTCAGAAAAAAAACATGACTCAGATTGAATTAGCAACAGAATGTAATTTTGAAAAAGCAAGTATGTCGCGTATTGAATCGGGGCAAACAAATGCTACTATTCTTACTCTTCAGAAAATAAGCAAGGCGCTTGAAGTACCATTAGGGGAGTTTTTTAAAGATTAG
- a CDS encoding SUF system Fe-S cluster assembly protein, producing the protein MVDKKKIEEDIIEALKTVFDPEIPVNIYELGLVYFIDVKDNGYVNVEMTLTAPACPVAGDIIAEVDNKVRSVQGVSDANIMLTFDPPWSKEMMSEEAKLQLGFL; encoded by the coding sequence ATGGTTGATAAAAAGAAAATAGAAGAAGACATAATTGAAGCGCTTAAAACCGTTTTCGATCCTGAAATACCGGTAAATATTTACGAGTTGGGACTCGTATATTTTATTGATGTTAAAGACAACGGCTATGTAAATGTTGAAATGACATTAACAGCCCCTGCCTGTCCTGTGGCAGGGGATATTATTGCCGAAGTTGATAATAAAGTTCGAAGCGTTCAGGGGGTAAGCGATGCCAATATAATGTTAACATTTGATCCACCTTGGAGTAAAGAAATGATGAGTGAAGAAGCAAAATTGCAACTTGGTTTTCTTTAG
- a CDS encoding SufE family protein — translation MTINETQDELINDFSFLGDWMEKYEYIIQLGKELPLINEQYKTEENLIKGCQSKVWLHAEFKDGNVFFTADSDAIITKGLVSMVIRVLSGHAPAEIVQSDLYFVDEIGLKEHLSVTRSNGLVSMIKQMKLYALALQSKT, via the coding sequence ATGACCATCAACGAAACACAAGACGAACTGATAAATGATTTTTCTTTTTTGGGAGATTGGATGGAGAAATATGAATACATTATTCAATTAGGAAAAGAATTGCCATTGATCAATGAGCAATATAAAACAGAAGAAAATTTGATAAAAGGATGCCAGTCGAAAGTATGGCTGCATGCAGAGTTTAAAGACGGTAACGTTTTTTTTACGGCAGATAGCGATGCCATTATAACCAAAGGCCTGGTAAGCATGGTCATTAGAGTGCTGTCCGGTCATGCTCCTGCAGAAATTGTACAATCAGACCTATATTTTGTAGATGAAATCGGATTAAAAGAACATCTTTCTGTAACACGTTCCAATGGATTGGTTTCGATGATCAAACAAATGAAACTATATGCATTGGCACTACAATCTAAAACCTAA
- a CDS encoding aminotransferase class V-fold PLP-dependent enzyme, translating into MLAQDTILKSTFDVAKIRQDFPILSTKVFGKPLIYFDNAASSQKPWKVIKAIEDYYTSLNSNVHRGVHYLSQKATDAFEESRKKIAAFINAAHDHEVIFTRGTTESINLVASSFGKAFIQQGDEIIISAMEHHSNIVPWQMLCEEKGASLKVAPINEKGELLMAEFKALLNDKVKLVAITYCSNSLGTVNPAKEIISCAHNRNIPVLLDAAQAIQHLPIDVQELDVDFMAFSGHKMYGPTGIGVLYGKEKWLDKMPPYQGGGEMIKTVTFEKTIYNDLPFKFEAGTPNIEASICLGAAVDYINEIGLQNIHEYEQQLLQYATEQLLNIEGLKIVGMANNKASLVSFTIDKLHPYDVGVILDKQGIAVRTGHHCTQPLMDFYCIPGTARASFAFYNTTEEIDALVVGVKKAIEMLS; encoded by the coding sequence ATGTTAGCGCAGGATACTATACTAAAATCAACCTTTGATGTTGCAAAGATCAGGCAGGATTTTCCGATACTAAGCACAAAAGTATTCGGCAAGCCATTGATCTATTTTGATAATGCGGCTTCTTCTCAAAAGCCCTGGAAAGTAATCAAAGCAATTGAAGATTATTACACTTCTCTTAATAGCAATGTACATCGTGGTGTACATTACCTAAGTCAGAAAGCTACTGACGCTTTCGAAGAATCAAGAAAAAAAATAGCTGCATTTATTAATGCTGCGCATGATCATGAAGTGATCTTTACAAGAGGAACAACAGAAAGTATCAATCTTGTTGCATCCTCATTTGGTAAGGCATTTATTCAGCAAGGCGATGAAATTATTATTTCTGCTATGGAGCATCATTCAAACATTGTTCCCTGGCAAATGCTTTGTGAAGAAAAAGGCGCTTCGTTGAAAGTGGCTCCCATCAACGAAAAAGGAGAGTTATTGATGGCTGAATTTAAAGCATTGCTAAACGACAAAGTGAAATTGGTTGCAATAACCTATTGTTCTAATTCATTAGGAACTGTTAATCCTGCAAAAGAAATTATTTCGTGTGCGCATAACCGTAACATTCCTGTTTTATTGGATGCAGCGCAAGCAATACAACATTTGCCAATTGATGTTCAGGAATTGGATGTTGATTTTATGGCTTTTTCCGGACATAAAATGTACGGGCCAACCGGTATTGGGGTTTTATACGGTAAAGAAAAATGGTTGGACAAAATGCCGCCATACCAGGGTGGGGGAGAAATGATAAAGACAGTAACGTTTGAAAAAACTATTTACAATGATCTGCCGTTTAAATTTGAAGCTGGTACGCCTAATATTGAGGCCTCTATCTGTTTAGGTGCTGCAGTTGATTATATAAATGAGATCGGTTTGCAAAATATTCATGAATATGAGCAACAATTATTGCAATACGCAACTGAACAACTGCTGAATATTGAGGGATTAAAAATTGTAGGTATGGCTAACAATAAAGCCAGCCTGGTTTCTTTTACTATAGATAAGCTGCATCCTTATGATGTGGGTGTTATATTGGATAAACAAGGCATAGCTGTTCGTACAGGACATCATTGCACACAACCTTTAATGGATTTTTATTGTATTCCTGGCACAGCACGTGCATCTTTTGCATTTTATAATACTACAGAGGAAATAGATGCGCTGGTGGTTGGTGTTAAAAAAGCAATAGAAATGCTATCATAA
- the sufD gene encoding Fe-S cluster assembly protein SufD, translating to MDNTAIQTSLYGQLVEHIEERSQQWALEGKLVSSLRENAFTQFKKLGFPTTKVEDWKFTNVHNFLKDEFVVENYDATAINKKIIKNISGLDCYTIVLHNGKYISKLSDEMPSVVALHPIHEAKNFAGFSDHFGKHINITDNHFAALNTSLYKDGLFIEIRKNVIVDKPLHFVHVSSSDKNILIHPRNLIVVDANAEVSIVESYVTEGDGIVFYNAVSEIVVDANAKVNHYNIQTGNNKVRLVQQVEVNQKSSSLYNNYKASFPGIDLLRNNTNVALDGKNVESHLFGLYLSGGQQLVDNHTVVDHREPNCFSNELYKGVMKDEAKSVFNGKVFVRKDAQKTNAFQQNNNLMLSKKAVVDSKPQLEIFADDVKCSHGSTIGQFDEDALFYLRSRGIADNKARALLVQAFAYDVTEKFAIPAIRAHVDNLIETALNEA from the coding sequence ATGGATAATACAGCAATACAAACATCATTATACGGTCAGTTGGTTGAGCATATTGAAGAAAGGTCGCAACAATGGGCTTTAGAAGGAAAATTGGTCTCATCACTTCGTGAAAACGCGTTCACTCAATTTAAAAAATTAGGGTTTCCCACCACTAAAGTAGAGGATTGGAAATTTACCAACGTACATAATTTTTTGAAAGATGAATTTGTTGTAGAAAATTATGATGCAACGGCTATCAATAAAAAAATAATTAAAAATATTTCAGGACTGGATTGTTATACAATTGTTCTGCATAACGGAAAATATATTTCAAAGCTATCGGATGAAATGCCTTCTGTTGTTGCATTGCACCCAATTCACGAGGCTAAGAACTTTGCAGGGTTTAGTGATCATTTTGGTAAGCATATTAATATTACAGACAATCACTTTGCAGCGTTAAATACCAGTTTATATAAGGATGGGCTTTTTATTGAAATAAGAAAAAATGTAATTGTTGATAAACCATTACATTTTGTACATGTATCCTCTTCAGATAAAAATATTTTGATTCATCCGCGTAATTTAATAGTAGTGGATGCCAACGCAGAAGTAAGTATTGTTGAAAGTTATGTTACAGAAGGCGATGGGATTGTTTTTTATAATGCAGTTTCTGAAATAGTAGTGGATGCGAATGCAAAAGTGAATCATTATAATATTCAGACGGGTAATAATAAAGTTAGGTTGGTGCAGCAGGTAGAAGTGAATCAAAAATCTTCTAGCTTATATAATAATTACAAGGCATCGTTTCCCGGTATTGATCTGTTGAGAAATAACACGAACGTTGCTTTGGATGGTAAAAATGTAGAAAGCCACCTGTTTGGTTTATATCTTTCAGGCGGACAGCAATTGGTAGATAATCATACAGTTGTTGATCATCGTGAACCAAATTGTTTCAGTAATGAATTGTATAAAGGAGTGATGAAGGATGAAGCAAAAAGTGTGTTTAACGGTAAAGTATTTGTACGAAAAGATGCACAAAAAACAAATGCCTTTCAGCAGAACAATAATTTGATGCTGAGTAAAAAAGCAGTAGTAGATTCAAAGCCGCAGTTAGAGATCTTTGCGGATGACGTTAAATGTAGTCACGGTTCAACAATCGGGCAATTTGATGAAGATGCACTGTTTTATTTGCGTTCGAGAGGTATTGCGGATAATAAGGCAAGAGCCTTGCTGGTACAGGCTTTTGCATATGACGTAACAGAAAAATTTGCGATTCCCGCCATTCGTGCTCATGTTGATAATTTGATTGAAACAGCTTTAAATGAAGCATAA
- the sufC gene encoding Fe-S cluster assembly ATPase SufC, with protein sequence MLCIKDLKASVEGKEILKGLNLNVNAGEIHAIMGPNGSGKSTLASVLAGKNEYEITGGEVLFNGKDLLEMAPEIRAREGVFLAFQYPVEIPGVSNINFLKTALEEIRAYRNLPPLEAKDFLKLVKEKQKLVEFDAKLTNRSLNEGFSGGEKKRNEVLQLAMLDPQLSILDETDSGLDIDALRIVAKGINKLRSDKNAFIIITHYQRLLDYIVPDFVHVLYNGQIVKSGSKELALELEEKGYDWLKESPEKELANG encoded by the coding sequence ATGTTGTGTATTAAAGATCTGAAAGCTTCGGTAGAAGGAAAAGAAATTTTGAAAGGATTAAACCTGAATGTAAACGCAGGGGAGATACATGCTATTATGGGACCGAATGGTTCCGGTAAAAGCACGCTGGCATCCGTATTGGCAGGTAAAAATGAATATGAGATAACCGGAGGCGAGGTGCTTTTTAATGGAAAAGACCTGTTGGAAATGGCTCCTGAAATACGTGCAAGAGAAGGCGTGTTCCTGGCGTTTCAATATCCCGTTGAGATCCCCGGTGTATCTAATATAAACTTCTTAAAAACTGCATTGGAAGAAATACGGGCATATAGAAACTTACCGCCATTAGAAGCAAAAGATTTTTTAAAGCTGGTGAAAGAAAAGCAAAAGCTGGTAGAGTTTGATGCAAAGCTTACTAACCGTTCTTTAAACGAAGGTTTTTCAGGTGGTGAAAAGAAACGCAACGAAGTATTACAACTCGCAATGTTGGATCCTCAATTGTCAATATTAGATGAAACAGACTCTGGTTTGGATATTGATGCTTTGCGGATCGTAGCAAAAGGAATAAATAAGCTGCGTTCCGATAAAAATGCTTTTATCATTATCACGCATTATCAACGACTGTTGGATTATATCGTTCCTGATTTTGTTCATGTATTATATAATGGACAAATTGTAAAATCCGGTTCTAAAGAACTGGCACTGGAACTGGAAGAAAAAGGTTACGATTGGTTAAAAGAATCTCCTGAAAAAGAATTGGCAAATGGATAA
- the sufB gene encoding Fe-S cluster assembly protein SufB, with the protein MSTDIDILKDVSTREYEYGFTTDIETEYAPKGLSDETVRFISAKKNEPEWLLELRLKGLQQFQKMEMPSWQNFEMPYIDFQAISYYAAPKKKAKYESLDEVDPELLATFEKLGIPINERKKLAGVAVDVVFDSVSVATTYKEKLNELGIIFCSFSEAVQKHPDLVQKYLGSVVPHTDNIFAALNAAVVSDGSFVYIPKGVRCPMELSTYFRINAENTGQFERTLIIADEGSYVSYLEGCTAPMRDENQLHAAVVELIALENAEIKYSTVQNWYPGDKDGKGGIYNFVTKRGICKGANSKISWTQVETGSAITWKYPSVILRGDNSIGEFYSVALTKNLQIADTGTKMFHIGKNTRSRIISKGISAGKGQNSYRGLVQVSNGADNARNFTQCDSLLIGDECGAHTFPYIESKNTSAVVEHEATTSKIGEDQIFYLNQRGIDTEKAVALIVNGYAKEVLNQLPMEFAIEAQKLLAISLEGSVG; encoded by the coding sequence ATGAGTACTGATATAGATATATTAAAGGATGTTTCTACCAGGGAATATGAATACGGATTTACAACCGATATAGAAACAGAATATGCTCCCAAAGGCCTGTCTGATGAGACAGTGCGGTTCATTTCTGCTAAAAAGAATGAGCCTGAATGGTTGCTGGAATTACGTTTAAAGGGGTTACAGCAATTTCAAAAAATGGAAATGCCAAGCTGGCAAAATTTTGAAATGCCTTATATTGATTTTCAGGCAATATCATATTATGCGGCTCCAAAAAAGAAAGCTAAATATGAGAGTCTGGATGAAGTAGACCCTGAATTATTGGCAACTTTCGAAAAATTGGGTATACCGATAAACGAACGAAAGAAATTAGCCGGAGTTGCTGTAGATGTTGTGTTTGACAGTGTTTCGGTAGCAACAACGTATAAAGAAAAACTGAATGAGCTTGGAATTATATTTTGTTCTTTCAGTGAAGCTGTACAAAAACATCCGGACCTGGTACAGAAATATCTGGGCTCTGTTGTTCCGCATACAGATAACATTTTTGCAGCATTAAACGCAGCGGTCGTCTCCGATGGTTCATTTGTATATATTCCAAAAGGCGTTCGTTGCCCGATGGAATTATCTACTTATTTCCGGATCAACGCTGAAAACACCGGCCAGTTTGAACGTACTTTAATTATTGCTGATGAAGGAAGTTATGTAAGCTACCTCGAAGGTTGCACGGCACCCATGCGTGATGAGAACCAGTTGCACGCTGCTGTGGTAGAGTTAATTGCTTTAGAAAATGCAGAGATAAAATATTCAACTGTTCAAAATTGGTATCCCGGCGATAAGGATGGTAAAGGAGGTATTTACAACTTTGTTACCAAGCGTGGAATTTGCAAGGGTGCAAATTCAAAAATTTCATGGACACAAGTAGAGACAGGTTCTGCCATCACGTGGAAATATCCAAGTGTGATCTTACGTGGCGATAATTCGATCGGTGAATTCTATTCTGTAGCGTTGACCAAAAATTTGCAGATAGCCGACACCGGTACCAAGATGTTTCATATTGGGAAAAATACCCGTAGCCGCATTATTTCAAAAGGTATTTCTGCAGGGAAAGGACAAAACAGTTATCGTGGATTGGTGCAGGTATCTAATGGAGCTGATAACGCCAGGAACTTTACCCAGTGTGACTCTTTGCTGATCGGTGATGAATGCGGCGCTCATACATTTCCTTACATTGAATCAAAAAATACTTCAGCAGTAGTGGAGCATGAGGCGACTACTTCTAAAATTGGTGAAGACCAAATATTTTATTTGAATCAACGTGGTATTGATACAGAAAAAGCCGTTGCCTTAATTGTAAATGGTTATGCCAAAGAAGTATTAAATCAATTACCAATGGAGTTTGCCATTGAAGCACAAAAATTATTGGCAATTTCATTAGAAGGAAGTGTAGGATAG